Proteins co-encoded in one Ponticoccus alexandrii genomic window:
- a CDS encoding response regulator gives MPINILLVEDDDGDAKAVIRAFKRAQIANPIVRARDGREALEILHKQRPDMPETPFICLVDVNMPRMNGHEFVAALRDDPDLRKLVVFMLTTSKMRDDVDHAYDNNVAGYIVKESAGADFLDLIGTLNAYWRLVELPDMQ, from the coding sequence ATGCCCATCAATATTCTGCTCGTCGAGGATGATGACGGCGACGCCAAGGCGGTCATACGCGCCTTCAAGCGCGCCCAGATCGCCAACCCCATCGTGCGCGCGCGCGATGGCCGGGAAGCCCTTGAGATCCTGCACAAACAGCGCCCCGACATGCCCGAGACCCCGTTCATCTGCCTTGTCGACGTAAACATGCCCCGCATGAACGGCCATGAGTTTGTGGCCGCCCTGCGCGACGATCCGGATCTGCGCAAGCTGGTGGTCTTCATGCTGACGACCTCGAAGATGCGCGACGACGTCGATCACGCATACGACAACAATGTCGCGGGCTACATCGTGAAGGAATCCGCCGGTGCCGACTTTCTCGACCTGATCGGAACGCTCAACGCCTATTGGCGCCTCGTTGAACTTCCGGACATGCAATGA
- a CDS encoding sensor histidine kinase produces the protein MTPPHGSLETGPDRPIIILIIDDDTGDTKLLCRALDDSGLSCDLRRAPSMQAALDGHGEEAIDLVFLDYGLPNADGLANIATVLGQWPEAAVAVVTGQGDEVIAAAAIKSGAIDYIPKRNIAAASLRRLVQNGLEVTRLRHQIEAQRQELDTFAHTLAHDLKAPLRALDYFTLSLAEGIAAGDTQAMEADRTEIAGLVARLHRTIDTLSAHLHPGQGAAHGPEPADALLRAAAANLRAEIAESGAALRAGPLPVVLCADTEVIQLLQNLIGNGIKYCRDHPPDIHVSAVPTNAGRWIFSVRDNGIGIAPEHAEQVFQPFRRLHREEEIPGTGLGLATCAKIVRRHGGRIWCEPQPQGTLFRFTLPAAPEPP, from the coding sequence ATGACCCCGCCGCACGGCTCTCTGGAAACAGGCCCCGACCGACCGATCATCATCCTGATCATCGACGACGATACCGGCGACACGAAACTGCTTTGCCGCGCGTTAGATGACAGCGGCCTGTCCTGCGATCTGCGCCGCGCCCCTTCCATGCAGGCGGCCCTTGACGGCCATGGCGAGGAGGCCATCGACCTCGTCTTTCTCGACTACGGCCTGCCCAACGCCGACGGGTTGGCCAACATCGCAACGGTTCTGGGGCAGTGGCCCGAGGCAGCCGTGGCCGTGGTCACCGGACAGGGGGACGAGGTCATCGCCGCCGCCGCGATCAAGTCAGGCGCCATCGACTATATCCCCAAGCGCAACATCGCCGCCGCGTCTCTGCGCCGCCTCGTCCAGAACGGGCTGGAGGTCACGCGCCTGCGTCACCAGATAGAGGCGCAGCGGCAGGAACTCGACACCTTCGCCCATACGCTCGCCCACGATCTGAAGGCGCCGCTGCGGGCGCTCGACTACTTTACCTTGTCGCTGGCAGAGGGCATCGCCGCAGGCGACACTCAGGCGATGGAAGCGGACCGCACAGAGATCGCCGGCCTCGTCGCGCGCCTGCACCGCACCATCGACACCCTGTCCGCCCATCTTCACCCGGGCCAGGGCGCTGCCCACGGCCCGGAACCGGCGGACGCGCTTCTGCGCGCCGCCGCCGCGAACCTGCGCGCCGAAATCGCCGAAAGCGGCGCGGCGCTGCGAGCCGGGCCCCTGCCGGTGGTCCTTTGCGCCGACACCGAGGTGATCCAGCTGTTGCAGAACCTCATCGGCAATGGAATCAAATATTGCCGCGACCACCCGCCCGACATTCACGTCAGCGCCGTGCCGACCAATGCCGGGCGCTGGATCTTTTCAGTCAGGGACAACGGCATCGGCATCGCGCCCGAACATGCCGAGCAGGTGTTTCAGCCCTTCCGGCGCCTTCACCGCGAAGAGGAGATTCCCGGCACCGGTTTAGGGCTTGCCACCTGCGCCAAGATCGTGCGCCGCCACGGCGGGCGGATCTGGTGCGAACCCCAGCCGCAGGGCACGCTGTTTCGCTTCACCTTGCCCGCCGCGCCGGAGCCGCCCTGA